The sequence CACTCCGCAGAGTAGCACGCTGGAATCGGCAACGCGGTGTGCCTACGAGAAGTCGCGGTGCCCAAAGTAGTGCAGCACGTACTTCACCTTCGAAGCCTTTCCTTTCCCGAAGCCCGCGAGCTTGCGCACCCGTTTCTCCACCGTCGCAAGGTCGGCGCCGTCGTTCCACAAATTGGCCGCGTTGCCGTCGTAGTGCTCCGCAAGATGCGCCGCCACCTTTTGCGTGTTCTCCGCCATCTTGTTCGTGAAGCGATGCACGGCTGGCTTCTCCGCGAAAAGCGTTTGGAACGCCTCGAAGTCCATGTCCGCGATCTTTTCCATGTCGAGGTGCCCAAGGCGCTCCTTGAGGCGGATGGGGCCCGTAAAGGCAAACTCGGCGCGAACGCGCTGGTCGTACAGCAGCCCAAGCAGCGCCGCGTTCGGATCGTCGCGAAGGGCCTCGTCGTCGGCCACGTCGCCGGTGAGCGTGCCTTCGTCGGCGTAGCGGTCCATCATGCGCGCAAGACCGCCCTTCAGGTCGCCGTAATCGATGGGCGTGATGTCGATGGCCATGAGCTCTGGTCTGTTGGGAAAAAGCGTGCGGTTGTGTTCGTCGCGGTTATGCAGCCGATGACCGGCCATCCGACGACGACTCGGACGGCTCTACCGATTCGTCGCTCGGGACGTCGTCTTCGTTGGATACGGCGCCGTCGCCGCTGGGCGGAAGCGCCGCCCCGGCATCCTCCTCCGCATCGGAGAGCTCCGATACGGGGTCGCCGTTCACGAGGGCGAGCACATCGCTACCGGGCACTTCTTCGCGGGCTAGCAGCAGCTCGGCCAACCCGTCGAACGCCGTGCGGTGCGTTTCAAGCGTGTCTACGGCGCGACGGAACGCGGCCTCGGTGATGCGGCGCACCTCTTCATCGAGTTCGCGGGCCGTCTGGTCGCTGTAGTCGCGGCCCTTCGAGAGCTCCTCGCCCAAGAACACGCTGCCCTGGCTTTCGCCCATGGCGATGTGCTTGAACGTATCGCCCATGCCCCAATCGAGCACCATCTTGCGGGCCATCTTGCGTACTTGCTTCAGGTCGTTCTCGGCGCCGCTGGTGGCCGTGTCAAAGATGAGCTCCTCCGCAGCGCGCCCGCCCATGATCACGGCCAGGCGGTCGATGAGGTACTCGCGGCGGTAGAGGTACTTCTCCTTCTCGGGCATCTGCTGCGTGACGCCCATGGCTTTGCCGCGCGGCACAATCGTAACCTTGTGGATGGGATCGGCATGCTCGAGGGTGGCCGCCACGATGGCGTGGCCGGCCTCATGATAGGCTAACAGCCGGCGCTCCTCGCCGTCGATGGCCATGCCCTCGCGCTTCAGTCCCATCATCACCTTGTCGCGGGCCTCGTCGATGTCGCCCATGGTGATGGCGTCGCGGTCGTAGCGCCCCGCAAGCAACGCCGCTTCGTTCAGGAGATTTTCGAGGTCGGCGCCGCTGAAGCCGGGCGTGCTCCGTGCGATTTCGTCCAGATCGACATCGTCACTGAGCGGCTTGTTGCGGGCGTGAATTTCGAGAATCTGGGCCCGCGATTCGCGGGTGGGCAGGTCGACGGTGATCTGGCGATCAAAGCGTCCGGGCCGTGTGAGCGCCGGGTCGAGGATGTCGGGGCGGTTCGTGGCCGCCATCACCACGACCGTTTCGTTTTTCTCAAAGCCGTCCAGCTCCGAGAGCAGCTGGTTGAGCGTTTGCTCACGCTCGTCGTGGCCGCCGCCCAAGCCCGCGCCGCGCTTCCGTCCAATGGAGTCGATCTCGTCGACGAAGATGATCGCCGGCGCATCTTCCTTCGCCTTCTCAAACATGTCGCGCACCCGCGAGGCACCCACGCCCACAAACATCTCCATGAAGTCGGAGCCCGAGACGCTGTAAAACGGTACGTCGGCCTCGCCCGCCACGGCACGGGCCAGCAGCGTCTTTCCGGTCCCCGGCGGGCCCACCATCAGCACGCCCTTGGGCACCTTGCCGCCCAGCCGCTCAAAACGCTGGGGGTCTTTCAGGAACGCAATGACTTCGCGCAGCTCCTCCTTGGCATTGTCGGCGCCCGCTACATCCTCAAACGTCGTATCTTCGGTGTCGCGATCGAACAGCTTGGCCTTGCTCTTGCGCACCGAGAACAAGCCCTGGCCCTGCGACTGCATCCGGCGCAGAAACAGGTAGCCGAAGGCAAAGAGCAACAAGACCGGCGAGAGCATGATGATGAGGCTCCACGGGAAGTCGCTGGTGGGCTTTGTGACCACCTCCACACTGTTGTTCGACAGCAACTCCATAAGCTGCTCGTCGCCAAAGGACGGCAGATGGGTGGTAAACTTCTGCGCCTCGGTCGCGCTGCCATCCACCTGTACCGTCACCGGAGCCTTAAAGGAGCCGCGCACGGTGTTGCCCTGCACGACCACTTCCGTTACATTTTTCTCCTGGACTTGCTGGCGGAATTTGCTGTAGGGGATGTCCGGTCCACCGGCGGCCCCTACGCCAAAATATCCCCAAGCCCACAGCACGAGGAGCGATACTGCGATAACCCAGACAATAAGATGGCCCCGACTGGGCCCGCCGCTCGACTGTTTCGACCCGCGTGCCTCAGACTGCTTGTTCTCGTTCGCCACGTTGCTGCCTTACTCTGTGATGATTTATCGAAACCGAATAGCCCGGTCAGATTCGACATGCTCTTACACGGGCTGCCCGGGAATGTGTCTGAATCTTTGACGCATCCGCTACCTTTGACGACAACACCATAGCTGTAACGCTCGTGTTGCGAAGGCGCCATGCGCTTGCACGATCAGTGCGATGCGGCATACGCGGCGTAACGGCGCAGGCCGGCGGCGGCCATCCAGCTTGGGTTGGCCGTTTCGTAACGGGCCCACTGGGCGTCGGTCACGCCATCGGCGCGCGCCCGTTCTTCGAGCCAGTTCGACACACGCCGTTCCAGCGTCTCATCGTCGGGATCGTCGGCAAGGGCTGTTTCAATCCATGCGTCGGCCGCTTCCACGCTTGCCTCCAGCGAGTCGAGGTGCGCCGCCACGTCGGTGTACCGTCCAAAGTGCGTCGGAGCAATTTCGTCCAGATCGAGCCCGCGCAGCGTCTGGATGCTCGCCTTCCAGAGGTCTAGGCGGATCTCCGGCGGCGGCAACGGCGGCGACACGTGGGCCGCGCCCGGCAGCCGCACCCCGCCAACATCGCCCGAGAAGCAACAGCCGTCGATGACATACGCCATGTGATGGTAGGCGTGGCCCGGCGTGCTGTAGGCCGTAAACGCATGCGGCCCCACGCGCACCGTGTCGCCATCAGACAGCGCATGCACCTGTTCTTCGGGCACAGGGCGCATCTCACCCCACAGCCGGTCCATGTCGTCGCCGTAAATACGCGTGGCGCTTTTCAGGAGCTTGTGCGGACGGATCAGATGCGGCGCGCCTACTTCGTGCACGTGAATGCGGGCGCCGTGCGCGGCCAGCCAGCCGGCAGCGCCGCCATGGTCGAGGTGAATGTGCGTGAGCAGCACATCGGTAATGTCGTTGGGCGTGAGGCCGTGCGCGGAGAGCCCCTCAACGAGGGCATCGGTGGTTGAGCCGGGGCCCGTCTCCACCAGCAGGCCGCCGTCGGCGTGCGGAATGAGATAGGCTGCGATGGCTTCGGGCGTATCCTGGAAGTGCAGATCAAGCGTGTGGATGCGCGGCATGATGGGGACGGGTGTATGAGGGAAGCAGGCGATGGGCTAACGCGGGCAACAGGGTTCCGGTTTTGCCCTGCACCCGCACCGTGGTATGGGCATCGGCGCGGGTGGTGCCAAGGTTGACGAGCGCCACGGGCCGCTTCGTGTCGCGCGCCCGCAGGACGAAGCGGTAGCCGGAGTACACTGCCAGCGAGGAGCCCGCCACCAGCAGCACCTCGCCCCGCTCAAGGAGTGCCCATGCCGCCTGCACGCGGGCCGCGGGCACCGACTCGCCAAAGAAGACGACATCGGGCTTCAGGATGCCCCCGCACCGGCGGCACGCCGGTACGCGAAAGTGCGCCGTCACATCGGGCGGAAGTTCGGCGTCGCCATCAGGCGCCAGCGCGGCGGTTTGCTCTTCCCAGTTCGGATTGAACAAAAGCAGCCGCTTTTGAAACGCCGATCGGTCTTCGCGGGCGTTGCAGTCCATGCAGCGCACATCGGCCAGCGCCCCGTGAAGCTCAACCACCGCTTCGCTTCCGGCCTTCTGATGCA comes from Salisaeta longa DSM 21114 and encodes:
- a CDS encoding MBL fold metallo-hydrolase, which produces MPRIHTLDLHFQDTPEAIAAYLIPHADGGLLVETGPGSTTDALVEGLSAHGLTPNDITDVLLTHIHLDHGGAAGWLAAHGARIHVHEVGAPHLIRPHKLLKSATRIYGDDMDRLWGEMRPVPEEQVHALSDGDTVRVGPHAFTAYSTPGHAYHHMAYVIDGCCFSGDVGGVRLPGAAHVSPPLPPPEIRLDLWKASIQTLRGLDLDEIAPTHFGRYTDVAAHLDSLEASVEAADAWIETALADDPDDETLERRVSNWLEERARADGVTDAQWARYETANPSWMAAAGLRRYAAYAASH
- a CDS encoding HhH-GDP family DNA glycosylase, encoding MAIDITPIDYGDLKGGLARMMDRYADEGTLTGDVADDEALRDDPNAALLGLLYDQRVRAEFAFTGPIRLKERLGHLDMEKIADMDFEAFQTLFAEKPAVHRFTNKMAENTQKVAAHLAEHYDGNAANLWNDGADLATVEKRVRKLAGFGKGKASKVKYVLHYFGHRDFS
- a CDS encoding NAD-dependent protein deacetylase, yielding MSDPMDDLVALLRDRRVVVLTGAGVSTESGIPDYRGPTTRRKTRAPVRYRAFMNEEAARRHYWARSALGWPRFAAFQPNAGHDALAALEQAGCVEGVITQNVDRLHQKAGSEAVVELHGALADVRCMDCNAREDRSAFQKRLLLFNPNWEEQTAALAPDGDAELPPDVTAHFRVPACRRCGGILKPDVVFFGESVPAARVQAAWALLERGEVLLVAGSSLAVYSGYRFVLRARDTKRPVALVNLGTTRADAHTTVRVQGKTGTLLPALAHRLLPSYTRPHHAAHPHA
- the ftsH gene encoding ATP-dependent zinc metalloprotease FtsH, with protein sequence MANENKQSEARGSKQSSGGPSRGHLIVWVIAVSLLVLWAWGYFGVGAAGGPDIPYSKFRQQVQEKNVTEVVVQGNTVRGSFKAPVTVQVDGSATEAQKFTTHLPSFGDEQLMELLSNNSVEVVTKPTSDFPWSLIIMLSPVLLLFAFGYLFLRRMQSQGQGLFSVRKSKAKLFDRDTEDTTFEDVAGADNAKEELREVIAFLKDPQRFERLGGKVPKGVLMVGPPGTGKTLLARAVAGEADVPFYSVSGSDFMEMFVGVGASRVRDMFEKAKEDAPAIIFVDEIDSIGRKRGAGLGGGHDEREQTLNQLLSELDGFEKNETVVVMAATNRPDILDPALTRPGRFDRQITVDLPTRESRAQILEIHARNKPLSDDVDLDEIARSTPGFSGADLENLLNEAALLAGRYDRDAITMGDIDEARDKVMMGLKREGMAIDGEERRLLAYHEAGHAIVAATLEHADPIHKVTIVPRGKAMGVTQQMPEKEKYLYRREYLIDRLAVIMGGRAAEELIFDTATSGAENDLKQVRKMARKMVLDWGMGDTFKHIAMGESQGSVFLGEELSKGRDYSDQTARELDEEVRRITEAAFRRAVDTLETHRTAFDGLAELLLAREEVPGSDVLALVNGDPVSELSDAEEDAGAALPPSGDGAVSNEDDVPSDESVEPSESSSDGRSSAA